CTGAGCGATACGTTCGCGCGCTTTCATGATTTCCTGGGCTTGAATGGCCATATCGCTGGCCTGACCACCGGCGCCACCGCTGGGTTGGTGAATCAGAAAACGGGTTTGAGGCAGGCACACGCGGCGCTCGCGGGCCGCACCCAGGAACAGGTGGGTGGCAGCACTGCCAACCCAACCGGTACCGACCATGGTGACGGGCGAGGAAATAAAACGCACCACATCATGGATGGCATCGCCCGATTCCAGGTGCCCACCGGGCGAGGACACGATCATGGTGATGGGGGCGGTGGATTCGGCATCCAGCGCCAGCAGCTTGCGCACGGTTTCCGAGGCGAGCTTATCCGTGATGGTGCCAAAGACCAGCACAGTGCGGGCGCGGAAGGCTTTTTCTTCCAGAAAGGCGCTGTCTTGAGGGCTGGTATCAGAGCGAGTTTCTTTTTCTTGGCCAAGCATGGGGAAAGACTCCAAGGGATAAGTATTCTGTCTGCTAAGGAAAATCGATTGCTCGACTATATCCCGGCTGATGGTCAACCGGGCTTTCACTTGGC
This genomic window from Alcaligenes faecalis contains:
- a CDS encoding ATP-dependent Clp protease proteolytic subunit, coding for MLGQEKETRSDTSPQDSAFLEEKAFRARTVLVFGTITDKLASETVRKLLALDAESTAPITMIVSSPGGHLESGDAIHDVVRFISSPVTMVGTGWVGSAATHLFLGAARERRVCLPQTRFLIHQPSGGAGGQASDMAIQAQEIMKARERIAQVIARETGQPIERVRDDIERDKWMGAEEAIEYGLISRIIERRDELLPASK